A genomic segment from Euleptes europaea isolate rEulEur1 chromosome 15, rEulEur1.hap1, whole genome shotgun sequence encodes:
- the SPC25 gene encoding kinetochore protein Spc25 translates to MAQTKDDNELEILEKEIKDFRATFKTTCYGESIEQTLGLRDQWLESISKLTDKWSKRLKEGDLMINRFQEYTDELHQKNKCIEEKQEKLLEVLASIKDGEEQNVDLMDNIQELKEKLIRTGETKSKDTEEKMERLRKVENTFKERTGLEIRKTCANHLQFIFRCIEHKDPDKPYVFTLSINEEGAYEVISCSPPLDCVEELQLKVRETNNFSAFIANIRKAFIALSYK, encoded by the exons ATGGCCCAGACAAAAGATGATAATGAACTGGAAATACttgaaaaggaaataaaggatttcaGGGCTACGTTCAAAACCACTTGCTATGGAGAATCTATTGAACAGACGTTGGGGCTAAGAGACCAGTGGCTGGAATCTATAAGCAAACTTACAG ATAAATGGTCTAAGAGATTAAAGGAAGGGGACCTAATGATCAACAGATTTCAAGAATATACAGATG AGTTGCACCAGAAGAACAAATGCATTGAAGAAAAACAGGAGAAGCTATTGGAAGTTCTTGCTAGCATCAAAGATGGAGAAGAACAAAATGTAGACTTGATGGATAATATTCAAGAGCTCAAGGAGAAGTTGATCAGGACAGGGGAAA CTAAAAGTAAAGACACAGAAGAAAAGATGGAAAGACTTAGAAAGGTTGAAAATACATTTAAAGAGCGGACTGGGCTAGAAATACGGAAAACCTGTG CTAATCATCTGCAGTTTATATTCCGCTGCATTGAACACAAAGATCCTGACAAGCCATATGTGTTTACCCTCTCCATAAATGAAGAGGGAGCCTATGAAG TGATTTCCTGTTCTCCTCCCTTAGACTGCGTAGAAGAACTCCAGTTAAAAGTGAGAGAAACCAACAACTTTTCTGCCTTCATTGCTAACATTAGGAAAGCCTTCATTGCTTTGTCATATAAGTGA